The Sorangiineae bacterium MSr11367 genome window below encodes:
- a CDS encoding OPT/YSL family transporter — protein MTMRPREFAAAAIVAAVVGVVFPYATLRLGFGPNVSIVSTLLGFVVLRATGSSGRTSLHVACTAGVAAGQTAFMGVALAAFEILRTRDPGRFTLHPSAPVVFAWIGSAGALGVLAALPLRRHFIEREKLTFAGGACAAETMLALDRRDGAQHGRRDIAALAVSFVCASGFTFLRPAALAVSPLGIGSGMLIGLRVALSMALGGALAHAFPAHLLPWMGAALVVAGGLTSALMRVPAMLSGIASTRTAADVGRYRPAIVAAGAALVVLCAIDGFALHLSVPMTLASVVLAAPLLLVGTRVLGETNWAPVVSLATLAQAVLASIDPGNLAGTMVGGALCGAIPNGGQHMMQSFRAASIVGASTRTTAVAQLIGVVIGALALSVTYPLLAAAHPGSGIVSPLSEAWATSAEALARGPSSMPHAVVVAMTAAGAAGVVLALLERRFGRVMPSAPALGIGILVPWGLASGVLAGSAAAWIAARFAPRSTSTRGAAVASGLVAGEALAACGMAAVTALLGH, from the coding sequence ATGACGATGCGGCCGCGCGAGTTCGCGGCCGCCGCCATCGTCGCTGCCGTCGTGGGGGTCGTGTTTCCATACGCGACCCTGCGTCTCGGCTTCGGACCGAACGTGTCGATCGTTTCGACGCTGCTCGGATTCGTCGTCTTGCGCGCGACGGGCAGCTCCGGGCGAACGTCGCTCCACGTGGCCTGTACCGCGGGGGTGGCGGCCGGTCAGACGGCATTCATGGGGGTCGCGCTCGCGGCGTTCGAGATCCTGCGGACGCGCGATCCAGGTCGTTTCACGCTGCATCCGTCGGCGCCGGTGGTCTTCGCGTGGATCGGATCGGCGGGCGCGCTCGGCGTGCTCGCGGCCCTGCCGCTGCGGCGCCACTTCATCGAGCGCGAGAAGCTGACTTTCGCCGGTGGTGCGTGCGCCGCCGAGACGATGCTGGCCCTCGACCGGCGCGATGGCGCGCAGCATGGCCGGAGGGACATTGCGGCGCTGGCGGTATCGTTCGTGTGCGCCTCGGGGTTTACGTTTCTTCGGCCTGCCGCGCTGGCGGTGAGCCCCCTCGGAATCGGCTCGGGCATGCTCATCGGGCTGCGCGTGGCGTTGTCGATGGCCCTGGGCGGCGCCCTCGCGCACGCGTTTCCGGCGCACCTGTTGCCATGGATGGGCGCGGCGCTGGTCGTAGCGGGCGGGCTGACCAGTGCGCTCATGCGGGTGCCCGCGATGCTCAGTGGAATCGCCTCGACGCGCACGGCGGCGGACGTCGGGCGGTATCGCCCCGCCATCGTGGCCGCCGGCGCCGCCTTGGTGGTGCTCTGCGCGATCGATGGCTTCGCGCTTCATCTGTCGGTTCCCATGACCCTGGCCAGCGTGGTGCTGGCCGCGCCGCTGCTCCTCGTGGGCACGCGCGTCCTGGGCGAAACCAATTGGGCCCCCGTGGTTTCGCTGGCCACGCTCGCGCAGGCGGTGCTCGCATCCATCGACCCGGGGAACTTGGCCGGCACCATGGTGGGCGGCGCGCTGTGTGGGGCCATTCCCAATGGCGGGCAGCACATGATGCAGAGCTTTCGCGCCGCCTCCATCGTCGGAGCCTCGACGCGCACCACGGCCGTGGCGCAACTCATCGGGGTGGTGATTGGCGCGCTGGCGCTCAGCGTGACGTACCCGCTTCTGGCGGCCGCACACCCGGGTAGCGGCATCGTCTCACCGTTGAGCGAGGCGTGGGCCACGTCGGCGGAAGCGCTCGCACGCGGTCCGTCGTCGATGCCGCACGCGGTGGTGGTGGCCATGACCGCGGCGGGGGCCGCGGGCGTGGTGCTCGCCTTGCTCGAGCGGCGCTTTGGCCGGGTGATGCCCTCGGCGCCGGCCTTGGGCATCGGCATCCTCGTGCCATGGGGCCTTGCCTCCGGCGTGCTCGCCGGCAGTGCCGCGGCGTGGATCGCGGCGCGGTTTGCACCGCGATCCACGTCCACGCGCGGCGCCGCGGTGGCGTCAGGCCTCGTCGCCGGCGAGGCGCTCGCCGCGTGCGGGATGGCAGCCGTGACGGCGCTCTTGGGCCATTGA
- a CDS encoding methyltransferase domain-containing protein has protein sequence MKFRFDAAAALVSVLAGCTACASEPRAGAPATTTTGTTATATPVASEAKIRGALTGTVRTDKERARDGARHPAETLSFFGVREDASVLELWPGGGYYTSILAPTLAERGKLTVTHFDPNGDPKAYGTKSTLELFARLDKNPEVFGKVGRQQVATPNVNLGQAASYDFVLTFRNIHNWIEDGFADKVFAEAFRVLKPGGVLGIEEHRGKPGMSVEAMNKTGYVPEDYVRQLVERAGFRFAARSEVNANPKDTTDHPNGVWSLPPSFAGKDVDREKFAAIGESDRMTLRFTKP, from the coding sequence ATGAAATTCCGATTCGATGCAGCAGCAGCCCTGGTTTCCGTCCTTGCGGGCTGTACCGCCTGCGCGTCCGAGCCGCGTGCAGGCGCGCCGGCAACGACCACGACGGGCACGACGGCCACCGCGACGCCGGTTGCGTCCGAGGCCAAGATTCGCGGGGCGCTGACCGGCACCGTGCGCACGGACAAAGAACGCGCCCGCGATGGCGCACGGCACCCGGCCGAGACGCTTTCCTTCTTCGGCGTGCGCGAGGACGCGTCCGTGCTCGAGTTGTGGCCGGGCGGCGGTTATTACACGTCCATTCTGGCGCCGACGCTGGCCGAGCGCGGAAAGCTCACCGTGACGCACTTCGATCCGAACGGCGACCCGAAAGCGTACGGCACCAAGAGTACACTCGAGTTGTTCGCGCGGCTCGACAAGAACCCCGAGGTGTTCGGCAAAGTGGGCCGGCAGCAGGTCGCCACGCCCAACGTGAACCTCGGGCAGGCGGCGAGCTACGACTTCGTGCTCACGTTCCGCAACATCCACAATTGGATCGAGGATGGCTTCGCCGACAAGGTCTTCGCGGAGGCGTTCCGCGTGCTCAAGCCGGGCGGCGTGCTGGGCATCGAGGAGCACCGCGGTAAGCCCGGGATGAGCGTCGAGGCGATGAACAAGACCGGCTACGTGCCCGAGGACTACGTGCGGCAGCTCGTCGAGCGCGCGGGGTTCCGCTTTGCGGCACGCTCCGAGGTGAACGCCAATCCGAAGGATACGACGGACCACCCGAACGGCGTCTGGTCGCTGCCGCCCTCGTTCGCGGGCAAAGACGTCGATCGCGAGAAGTTCGCCGCCATCGGTGAGAGCGATCGCATGACGTTGCGCTTCACCAAACCATGA
- a CDS encoding RNA polymerase sigma factor yields the protein MTTPFESFEQLLDELRPKLHRYCARMTGSVVSGEDVVQEALLKAVESFPKMDLVDHVEGWVFRIAHNTALDFLRRRARQNAAFADEDPDMSIDPNAAADTRPIAAQHLRTFMRLPAAQRSTVILMDVLGYSLEEIGTVMGASLPAVKASLHRGRTRLREIADEPDELPLPGLSEHERTRLALYVDRFNARDFDAVRNMCADDARLEVVTRVRKTGAAPYFTNYASQKDWRLAAGLVDGQAAILVLDADNPSAGPLYFVLLEWEGDKVVGIRDFRYARYAMDGANVHLLR from the coding sequence ATGACCACCCCTTTCGAATCGTTCGAGCAACTCCTCGATGAGCTACGGCCCAAGCTGCATCGTTACTGCGCACGCATGACCGGCTCCGTCGTCTCGGGGGAGGACGTGGTGCAGGAGGCGCTCCTCAAGGCGGTCGAGAGCTTCCCAAAGATGGATCTGGTCGATCACGTCGAAGGGTGGGTCTTTCGCATCGCCCACAACACCGCGTTGGATTTCTTGCGCCGTCGCGCGCGCCAAAACGCCGCCTTTGCCGACGAGGATCCGGACATGAGCATCGACCCCAACGCCGCCGCGGACACCCGCCCGATCGCCGCCCAGCACTTGCGCACCTTCATGCGCCTTCCGGCCGCCCAGCGCAGCACGGTCATCCTGATGGATGTGCTCGGCTATTCCCTCGAGGAGATCGGCACCGTGATGGGCGCGAGCCTTCCTGCGGTGAAGGCTTCCCTGCACCGGGGACGGACGCGCCTTCGCGAAATCGCGGACGAGCCGGACGAGCTTCCCCTCCCCGGGCTGTCCGAGCACGAGCGAACCCGCCTCGCCCTTTACGTGGATCGCTTCAACGCGCGCGACTTCGATGCCGTTCGCAACATGTGCGCGGACGATGCACGCCTCGAGGTGGTCACCCGAGTTCGGAAAACGGGCGCCGCGCCCTACTTTACGAACTACGCGAGCCAGAAGGATTGGCGCTTGGCCGCAGGCCTCGTCGATGGCCAGGCCGCCATTTTGGTTCTCGATGCGGACAATCCGTCGGCGGGGCCGCTCTACTTCGTTTTGTTGGAATGGGAGGGCGACAAGGTCGTCGGCATTCGCGACTTTCGCTATGCGCGCTACGCCATGGATGGGGCCAACGTGCATCTTTTGCGCTAG
- a CDS encoding thioredoxin family protein, with protein MATNTHPRVVSREEWVLARKKLLVKEKELTRQRDALAEERRELPWVRVERPYTFTSRQGEKSLSDLFGGRRQLLVYHFMFGPEWEEGCPTCSMAADHFDGSIVHLANRDVSFVVASRAPIERLEAFRKRMGWKFEWVSSNGNRFNFDYHVSFTKEEFASGSAYYNYADKGFPADEAPGLTAFIKNDAGEVFHTYSTFGRGPEHVLVPYSYLDLVPKGRDEAGLPRPMAWIRHHDRYGLTP; from the coding sequence ATGGCAACGAACACGCACCCGCGGGTCGTCTCCCGCGAAGAGTGGGTTTTGGCCCGCAAGAAGCTGCTCGTCAAGGAGAAGGAGCTGACCCGGCAACGCGATGCGCTGGCCGAGGAGCGCCGCGAACTGCCTTGGGTCAGAGTCGAAAGGCCGTACACATTCACCAGCCGCCAGGGCGAAAAGTCCTTGTCCGATCTGTTCGGCGGGCGCAGGCAGCTTCTGGTGTACCACTTCATGTTCGGCCCGGAATGGGAGGAGGGCTGCCCGACGTGCTCCATGGCCGCCGATCACTTCGATGGATCGATCGTGCACTTGGCCAATCGCGATGTGAGCTTCGTGGTCGCATCCCGTGCACCGATCGAGCGCCTGGAAGCGTTTCGGAAGCGCATGGGGTGGAAATTCGAGTGGGTTTCGTCGAACGGGAATCGTTTCAATTTCGATTACCATGTCTCGTTCACCAAAGAGGAATTTGCCTCCGGTAGTGCATATTACAACTATGCCGACAAGGGATTCCCCGCCGACGAGGCGCCCGGGCTCACCGCGTTCATCAAGAACGACGCAGGCGAGGTCTTTCACACGTACTCGACGTTCGGTCGCGGGCCGGAGCACGTGCTCGTGCCCTATTCGTACCTGGATTTGGTGCCCAAAGGTCGCGACGAGGCCGGGCTGCCGCGCCCCATGGCGTGGATTCGCCATCACGACCGCTACGGCCTGACCCCATGA
- a CDS encoding histidine kinase: MGIARTLRIVGYLLLIVVAIPTLIDRHTEWDGELLAWAAAYIVFVFAFHVASAAPEGDRRRRMGGLLLMTPAMLAMAWLQPCHFASLSLVIVAAQAALVLRPVGTVALILFQSILLMFVIVCTHGKGLDLRESLSTVIAFGAGEAFAAVAVYAARREAEARNDLARTNAELRATRSLLEETSRVNERTRIARELHDVLGHDLTALGLQLEVATHVSTERAATHVAKAKDVSARLLHNVRDVVSAMRASPGPDLRTALHALVEDVPGLQVHLAMPDALCIDDGARGHCILRCVQEIVTNTMRHAGARNLWVRITQGDDGDITVDARDDGTCPGGVVRAGCGLSGMRARLEELGGWLRVAAEPSREVVVSAWLPALSGLKENAS, translated from the coding sequence ATGGGCATTGCGCGCACTTTGCGCATCGTGGGGTACTTGCTCCTGATCGTCGTGGCCATTCCCACGCTGATCGATCGCCACACCGAGTGGGACGGCGAGCTATTGGCTTGGGCCGCGGCATACATCGTCTTCGTCTTTGCGTTTCATGTTGCGTCCGCGGCGCCGGAAGGCGATCGGCGCCGGCGAATGGGCGGCCTGCTGCTCATGACGCCGGCGATGCTGGCCATGGCCTGGCTGCAGCCATGTCACTTCGCGTCGCTCTCCTTGGTCATCGTGGCCGCGCAGGCGGCGCTGGTGCTGCGCCCCGTCGGGACGGTCGCGCTCATCCTCTTTCAGAGCATTTTGCTCATGTTCGTGATCGTGTGCACGCACGGCAAAGGTCTCGATCTTCGCGAGAGCCTCTCGACGGTCATCGCCTTTGGCGCGGGCGAGGCGTTTGCCGCCGTCGCCGTGTACGCGGCCCGGCGCGAGGCCGAGGCGCGCAACGATCTGGCGCGCACCAACGCCGAGCTGCGGGCCACGCGCTCGCTGCTGGAGGAAACGAGCCGCGTGAACGAGCGCACGCGCATCGCGCGCGAGCTGCACGACGTGCTGGGCCACGACTTGACCGCGCTCGGGCTGCAACTCGAGGTGGCGACCCACGTTTCCACGGAGCGGGCGGCCACGCACGTGGCGAAGGCGAAGGACGTGAGCGCACGCCTGCTGCACAACGTGCGCGACGTGGTGAGCGCGATGCGCGCATCGCCGGGGCCGGATCTGCGGACCGCGTTGCATGCCCTGGTGGAAGACGTCCCGGGGCTTCAGGTGCATCTGGCCATGCCCGACGCGCTGTGCATCGACGATGGTGCGCGCGGGCACTGCATCTTGCGCTGCGTCCAGGAAATCGTGACCAACACGATGCGCCACGCGGGCGCGCGAAATCTATGGGTCCGCATCACCCAGGGCGACGATGGGGACATCACCGTCGACGCCCGCGACGATGGCACGTGCCCGGGCGGAGTGGTGCGGGCGGGGTGCGGCCTGTCGGGCATGCGGGCCCGCCTTGAGGAGCTCGGTGGATGGCTTCGCGTGGCCGCCGAGCCTTCGCGCGAGGTGGTGGTGAGCGCATGGCTCCCGGCGCTCTCGGGGCTGAAGGAGAATGCGTCGTGA